A window of the Arenibacter algicola genome harbors these coding sequences:
- a CDS encoding ComF family protein yields the protein MYSKISNILNDINTVLLPRLCFGCNALLYRGEEHVCTVCRNQLPLTEYTFNAVNPVDRIFYGRINIVKASSFLFFTEKGIVKSIIHYLKYKNQEQIGAFLGNWYGLILKQNNFLNNIDYVVPVPLHQKKLKKRGYNQVSLFAKSIAEHIGAQYLEGVLIKTANTRTQTKKSRILRWQNKQALYVLTDHDILKDKNVLLLDDVITTGATMEACATALSSTKGINIYVGSMAIVP from the coding sequence GTGTATTCCAAGATCTCAAATATACTAAACGATATCAACACGGTCCTTCTACCTAGGCTATGTTTTGGATGTAATGCTCTATTATATAGAGGAGAAGAACATGTGTGTACCGTTTGTCGAAATCAATTACCACTCACCGAGTATACTTTTAACGCTGTAAACCCTGTTGACCGTATATTTTATGGAAGAATTAACATTGTTAAGGCCAGTTCTTTTCTGTTTTTTACTGAAAAGGGAATTGTAAAAAGTATAATTCACTACCTAAAATACAAAAACCAAGAGCAAATAGGTGCATTTTTAGGGAATTGGTATGGTCTTATATTGAAGCAAAACAACTTTCTTAACAACATTGATTACGTAGTGCCCGTTCCGCTTCACCAAAAAAAACTAAAAAAAAGAGGTTACAACCAAGTTTCCCTGTTTGCCAAATCTATAGCGGAACACATTGGCGCCCAATACCTTGAAGGCGTACTAATTAAAACGGCCAACACTAGGACCCAAACCAAAAAATCAAGAATACTAAGGTGGCAGAACAAACAGGCTCTTTATGTTTTAACAGACCACGATATATTAAAGGATAAAAATGTGTTATTATTGGACGATGTAATTACCACAGGGGCTACCATGGAGGCCTGTGCCACAGCCTTATCTTCAACAAAGGGAATTAATATATATGTTGGCTCCATGGCCATAGTACCTTAA